A part of Amphiprion ocellaris isolate individual 3 ecotype Okinawa chromosome 16, ASM2253959v1, whole genome shotgun sequence genomic DNA contains:
- the fbxo28 gene encoding F-box only protein 28 — translation MATVVERVDGCVGSLDSDTVSLRQSTPPPDQPHQNNPLLGLPIVAIETILNFLSYDEISLLRSVCKRMDMICQRVLNQGFLKVERYHSLCQRQVKAQLPRRESERRNHSLARHADILAAVETRLSLLNMTFMKYVDSNLCCFIPGKVIDEIYRVLRYVNSTRAPQRAHEVLQELRDISSMAMEYFDEKIVPILKKKLPGADLSGRLIGSAPVAGPSTSLTTMSLLAKNTPSRSEMTKVQQQVKVNGASMTVLRREMQEIRVKQLEQQKQLQDQEQKLLEQTQVIGEQNARLAELEHKLRELMDSSAAAMGGPRPTAAVPSTSSASAVSSTVSNTSATVLASGNLAAPTEPEGVGGSSLKRTRKSADLPRQSKRLRSKK, via the exons ATGGCGACCGTTGTAGAAAGAGTTGATGGATGTGTTGGGTCGTTGGACTCAGACACGGTGTCGCTAAGACAGTCCACCCCTCCACCGGACCAGCCGCACCAGAACAACCCTCTGTTAGGACTACCCATTGTGGCTATTGAGACGATTCTCAATTTTCTGTCTTATGATGAAATCAGCCTTCTGCGGTCG GTGTGCAAGCGCATGGATATGATCTGCCAGCGAGTCCTGAATCAGGGCTTCCTGAAGGTGGAGCGTTATCACAGCCTGTGCCAGAGGCAAGTCAAAGCCCAGCTGCCGAG GCGAGAGTCGGAGCGGAGAAACCACTCACTAGCCCGTCACGCTGACATCCTGGCTGCTGTGGAGACGCGCCTTTCACTGCTCAACATGACCTTCATGAAATATGTCGACTCCAACCTCTGCTGCTTCATCCCTGGAAAG GTGATAGATGAGATTTACCGTGTGCTGCGCTATGTGAACTCCACCCGAGCCCCCCAGCGAGCTCATGAGGTTCTGCAGGAGTTGAGGGATATCTCATCTATGGCCATGGAGTACTTTGATGAGAAGATTGTCCCCATTCTAAAGAAGAAGCTGCCGGGGGCTGACCTGTCCGGCCGCCTTATTGGCTCTGCACCAG TTGCAGGTCCATCTACCTCCTTGACCACCATGTCCCTGTTGGCTAAGAATACCCCTTCACGCTCTGAGATGACCAAGGTGCAGCAGCAGGTGAAGGTGAACGGGGCGTCGATGACAGTACTGCGCAGAGAGATGCAGGAAATTCGTGTCAAGCAACTGGAGCAACAGAAGCAGCTGCAAGACCAGGAACAGAAGTTGCTGGAACAAACCCAGGTGATCGGTGAGCAAAATGCCCGCCTTGCCGAGCTAGAACACAAGCTCCGTGAATTGATGGACAGTAGTGCTGCAGCTATGGGAGGACCCAGACCCACCGCAGCTGTCCCCTCCACATCCAGCGCTTCTGCTGTGTCTTCCACTGTTTCCAACACATCTGCTACTGTGTTGGCAAGTGGCAACTTGGCTGCACCCACAGAGCCAGAGGGTGTGGGAGGCTCATCGCTCAAACGCACCAGAAAGAGCGCAGACCTTCCACGACAATCCAAACGGCTGCGCAGCAAGAAATGA